A region of the Hemicordylus capensis ecotype Gifberg chromosome 9, rHemCap1.1.pri, whole genome shotgun sequence genome:
tataaggcagctttcctaTTTTCCTACCCTGAGAACCTGCCCCAAGATAGCTTTCCATGTTCAAGGAGGCACTTTGTTTAAAGAATGGGGATGGTAGGAGGCAGTTCAGAAATGCTGTTCCCCACTTGTTGTCTAGTAAGAGCCAGACCCCACATGACTACTTTTGCCCATGCAACTCAACTCAAAGGGTAGATCAGAGAGAAGTCCACATTTTCCTGGTGGATTTAGTTTAAGCAGTAGGATCATTTATTTTGTAAAAACACATCCATCTTCAACAACTGTATTACAAGCTGCATCTGTTCAAAAAGCGCACAGCTGCAGTACAGACACAGAAACTCTCGACTCTGCTCATTTCAACCTTAACCAATTTCTCACTCATTTTGGGCATGGTCCCCAGGGAAATTCTTCAACGCAAGCCCTGTTGAAATCAAGAGAACCCTTTTCTTGCGAAGTTCCAACTCATTTCCATGGGACATGCAGAGGAAAACTTCCCTGTGGGTTGTGTAGTGTCTTTCTTGATTTGGAGAGAGAAAgtacacacacccccgccacttGCCTGAATAAAAAGTCATTCTTCATCCTGAAAAGGTAACACGAATTCATCACCATATCCCTTATATCCTAGAATTACAGCGTGAGGAAAGGAATACTAGAGAGattacagaattttaaaaataagttcatCGGCTATTGCAAGTTGACCAAATGTGAAAAAGACTTAAGCAAAATATGAAATTGACTAGTCCATTCTGGAGAAAGTGCAGTTCACAAGAAAAGGTGAAGAAATGCCATAATCCAACAGATTTCAGGATATGATTTCGATCTGGCAAGTTCCCTTTAAAGGTACAGAAAGCGTAACCCATTTCAGTCAGGCTTGTTTTGGATTAAAGGAAAACAACAGATACAGCAGATGAGAACAATAAAAACTCATTTATGTTTGTTAACTTGAAGTAAGCTTTTcttaaattagtttaaaaaggGGAAGGAGTATGATAGGAAAGGAACATAaaggcatgcaaagcagagttAGAAATACAGAATTCCCCCTGCATAGCACCTCATCTGTTAAGGGGACTTCAGTTCTGCTGGCTCAGCGTATTTCTGTGGCCCTCATAGCTCCTCCCAAACTGTGGAGGTGACCAAGATTAAAAAGTTAAGATGAAACCCATCAGTTTGAGcaatggaaaaaggaaaaaaaaagcatgggggggggagaacgacAAAAGAGTACAATGTCATGCTAATGGACCACTTTCAGAGCGACCCCTTCAGAACAGATTCACACAATAGGTTTCTGCACATCCAGGATTAAAGGGATGCAAACATTCAAAGTGAAGGTTTAGGGGGCTTGCATTTTTCATATTACacatatttttcatatttttgaaACACTGAAGAGGAGAAGGGCTGAGAAGAATCTTACAGCAAGTCTGCATTGCACAGTTAATCCAGTTTCAGTTTTTAAGTGAGGCTTTGGTCAAGGAGTCCTGATAATCATGCAGTCTCACATAACCTGTGATGAACTCTGGCTTTTAATTTAACCCTACAGTTAAAGAACCCATTGATTCCCCAGGGGGGGAAAGGAGCAATGGGAAGAGACGAAGCCAGACTTTTACACATCTGACGTACCACTGTTCACATCTCTAAGAATGGGATTGGGCATCAttcaacaaaagaaaaacaagatcttTGGAATTAAAACGTACACATGCAACACTGTCtgacttctgccttcccaaaccctCCTTACTGGGCAGAATCAATTGCTTACTGGCTGCACCAAGGAGCTCAACAGCCGACGTTCCTTGCAGCCACACACTATATCTAGTACAGAGCCGGTTGGGGCCATCGAGGAACTCTTTTCTATTCCCAATTTCAATCCCCTGTCCAGAGAATCCAAAACCGCTCCAAAGTATAATTTTTTTTTGctagcagggagaggagaggcttTCTAATTGGAAGAGTCATTTCTGCATCCACCAGCCGGTCCAATGCAACTCTGGCTCCCAGGAAAATGTCTATGGAAGGGTTGTTTCTTATATCCAAAAGGAGCAGAGATCTCTTCATTTTTCTTGGAGTTAAAAATCAGTGACAGAGTCGCTCCTCATTTGCACCACAGTGACTCATGGGGCAATGAATGAAAGCAATTttcacttgtggggggggggattcttacAACTTCCCTGTTCTCGGGTTCAGTCCTGCAACTTCTCTTGGATCTTCTTGTTCCTCCACCTAGTAGGGGGCATACCAAGGAGATGGCCTTCCACGGCCCCTGCAGAGGAAAACAGACCTTTGTGCGTGCAGTTTCACCACCCTATTCCTCACTGGCATGCATAATTTGGACAATTTCATGTGCccttggcccctgctaactgaataaaagaggcacctttttaatgtggtgattctctgtttagcagggggagagcaactggccctatccatccccagcacatcattcctccagtggtcattgttggtgtctcccttgtgcttTTTAGACTGGGacactctttggggacagggaaccacctttcttttttctgtgtgaactgttttgagaactgtgttggTGGTAATACCATTTCTATTTCCTATGGATATTGATAAACCATACACTTGATGAATTCAGTGCCTGGTGAAATCAATCTCAGGAAGTGCTTTCAGGAATCAGAAGACTGGGGATGCAGTTAGTCATCCATACCTCCTTCCCGCAGGCCAAGTTATGCCAGACAATGGTCCTTCATTTCCGTTAACCCAGGCTACGGGGTCCAATGCCGCAGgattcccacccccatccctgcccAAAGCAGTGTATGCAGAGCGCCCTGAATGTGGACGGATTCGCATGCTTGGAAAGAGGACAGCCTCCGCTTTGCATGTCAAAGGTCCCATTTTCGATTCCTGGCAGCATCCGGGAAAGACCCTTGTTTGAAACAAGGTGAGCTGCTGACTGCCAGCGCAGACcacactgagcgagatggaccagaccaggcctgactcagtagacggcggCTTCCTGGGTGCCTATGCTTACTAGCAGAGATAACCCAGAGGCTCCGCTTCATGCAAGACAGCTTCCTCTGCTCAAATATGCTCAGGCTGGGCTTTGGGGTCTTGATTTCTACACAAGGAAGGGAGGCTTTCAGCTAATCTGGGGCAGGGCTGACAGAAGGCACACTTGGCAGGAAAAGTAAGTCACAGCAAACACAACatggccccctcccaccccgggGCACCTGGATCCAGCTGTTCTCTGGGCCACGGAGGTGATGGACTCCCAGGTACGCTccgttcgcaagcagctgcctccCTGGGAGGCGAGTCACTGCTCATTTCTGTCCCTTCTGACATGGAAAAACCGCTGCCGACAGGCACTGCCAAGGTGTCCGATTTCTTGTCTGTGTGCGGTTTACAGACCCTGCTGGCCACGCAGATGAACAGGTGATGCTAACCCAGCTTGGCAGCCAGGAAAGATGTGTGCGCACTTTGTCCCAGCATCCTCAAGTTCTGCAGAGGGAGGCATGCCTTCCTCCTTTGTCTCGGTGGCCAGAAACCTGTGGCAACCTCAAGACAGCCCGGCACTAACAGGAGCCGAAGTGTGAACTTGTCTTGGTGAAGAGATGGCAGTAAGGCTAACAAGGCGGGAAGCAAGCCTGAAGCCGTCACTGCAGAACCCAGCCAGAAAATATTAAGGCCATCCAGCCACTGGGCAGCACCCAGTGACACTtgagagctgggctggtggcagcaagcttgacttgtccccttagctaagcagggtctgccctggctgcatatgaatgggagactagaagtgtgagcccggtcagagattcccctcaggggcagGAGCcgtgctgggaagagcatctacaagttccagattcactccctggcagcatctccaagataaggctgagagagactcctgcctgcaaccctggagaagccgctgccagtctgtgaagacaatactgagctagatggaccaagggtctgactccgtatatggcagctgcctatgacCATCAAGCTGGGTTATGGCTTACTTGGTCCAGTTTTTTATATACTTACGTACACACACAGTCcagttttatttatctatttagctATTTATCTCTATAACTGCACCAAGTATgtgtatatagatatatagtTCAAACCACCCCATCTCCAGCTCTGCCCATGCTTTTGCCATTTCCCTCTCTGTTCTCTTCCAAGCCGAACAAAGGGCCCTGGCCCCCCCCCAAATGACCTCGCAGTTCCAAGCTCCCTCACTCACCTGTACACTCTTCCACGCGGCCGCGAACGCTGCCCTCCAGAGAAGCTGCCGCGGCGAGGCAGGCCCCCCCGGCCATGGAAACTGCCCCGGGAAACACCGCCACGGTCGGTGGAGCTGATCCCTGGcatgttggtccttttgggcaACACCTGGAGCAAAGCAGGGACGAAGCCAAGCCGGGAAACAAAGCTCAGCGCGGCTGGCCACTGAAGGGGGAGGTTGCATGTGATGGCAGGAATGTCGGAAGGGACCAGAACGGGAGGCTGGTCTGCAGGCGGATGGAGTGGAAGCGACAGGCGAGTTCTTGGGAGCCGCCCGGAGAACTCTTGGtcatggggcggctaacaaataaagcttgTCTATTATTATTTGAAggggggggcagcagcggggaagtACAGCCTCTAGCCCTGGGgttcccagctttgggtcccagcatccccagccacagtggccagagcctagggatgaggggagttgtagtccaacagcagcgaGACCTTTTAAAGCTGCGGTGGGAATTCTGGCAGAGATGGTGGCAAGCGCTCCTCCCTCCAAAATGGGGCCCCCCCCGGCacttgggaggaaggtgggcctgtgggaggagacttcgccaccgccgccgctgccaccatccTCACCGCAGCTTTAGAAGGCCTCTCCCCGCCGCTGCCCCCAtcagtactagtgtgcagatgctccgTGTGGGTAAAGCTAGTTAGCACTATGATTTTATACTATTATTTGGGGATgtttagtccaacagcatctggggacccagggttgagaaccaCTGGCTGAGACCCATCTATACTATTTATACTAATTGGAAATCAGCTGAACACGATTCTAATTTAGGCAAGGAAAGAGGCCTTTCCCCCAGACCGCGCACACAAcgacctcccccaccccgcacatgcCCTAGTTAACTCATGCCCAAGAAGGTGGACGTGTGCAGGGAGAGGTGGCCCCGGCCCCCAAGGGcctggctgctcctcctcctcctcttccctgccccGGGACCGGCCCCTACCTTGATGACGCGGCCCCTGAACATGCTCTCATCCAGTTCCACCGCTGCCTTCACAGAGCTCTTGTTGGCAAACTCTACGTACGCATACCTGCAACAGGAAAGACCATTGAGCCTCCTTCGAAGAgcccgacccttggtccatctcgctccatattgtctccccagactggcagcggcttctccaaggttgcaggcaagagtctctctcagccctatcttggagatgctgctgccagggagggaactgggaaccttctgctcttcccagagaggctccatcctataaggggaatctctgacagtgctcacacatgtagtctcccatttgaatgtaaaccagggctgaccctgcttatcaaaggggaccattcatgcttgctaccacagtaacttgcctaggaagcaagagggtgccagtttgaatccccactggtatgtttcccagactatggggaacacctctatcgggcagcagcaatacaggaagatgctgaacgatatcatctcgtactgcgtgggagatggccatggtcaacccctcctgtattctacccaagacaaccacagggctctgtgggcgccaggagtcgacaccgactcgacggcacaactttacctttgctttaccacaagaccagctctcctcccatgctctTAGGGGGCAGACCCATGATCATACCAAGCAGATTAGCTTccagccaggggttctcaagtgtgggtccccagatgttgttgactgggggtgatggaaaaTGTGGAGCACTGATGATtattgtggctggctggctggggggggcggggggggaactctAGTCCGACAATATgtggggaaccaagtttgagaacaagTGTGAGAACTGGAGCCATCCCCCCCACAGCCAAATGACAGGGGAAAGGTGAAGCATAGCCCCGACTTCCCTTCCAGTCTTGCTTCCAAATCTACAGCAGAAGATCTTCatttcaaggggggggggcagcgatGCCATCTTAGTTCAGCTCCAGCTCAGACTGTGCCGCGTCAGCATCCCTTCACAGCCAGTTGCCATGTTTGCTCTGATCGTCCCCACACTTTGTGGCTATGCTTTGGCTTAAATGGGTGCAAACGTGCATATAGCCACGTTGCTAATAAGGTAGCCAGAAATCAGGCTACGGAATCAAACAACGGAATCAGGACAGTCTTCTTGAAAAAATAAAACTGAgtttattggggggtgggggtggaatgagTTGGAGGTCGAAATGTAGGCGACATGAAGGGTGCCAAGAATCAGAATTggaggtggggaggtggggaggtgCAGAAGTGTCACTGGCCACTAACACTGCTCCAGATCACTCACCCCTTAGGATGGCCAGAGAACTTATCACAAAGGATGGTGACTCGGTTGATCTGCCCACAGCCATTGAAGTGGGACTCCAGCTCTTCTGCAGTTCCCCCATAGTCCACCTGTAAAGATCATAGCACCCACACCTAGATTTGCAACCCATTGCCCAGCAATTCAAGAGCAAACATCTATTCTGCATTTTGAggaattggttggttggtttgtgcaaaataaagccaaacttcccaaggacctagagAGACCAAATTCTGCACCAACAACCCTGCCACTTAACttagctgaatgcattacttttaaaaaccagaatatgcttggagaagggctttaatgggtttttttttggaaGCAATTCTGAATGgagttatattttaactgttattgttttcaGATTtctaacactcaatcagatcaataatctCAACAAGATGTCATTCCCAAAAGAAGATCATCTTGCTGAGATTCAAATGTATTATGATTCAGATTTACCAtactgtgttttttttaacttcccTTCTGCAAGcgcattaataaaaaattctgttACATATATTTAAGTTGCCTGGTCAATGACAAACCTCACCTTCTAGTTGCTTAATAAAATAGTCTGTCTAGCCAGAGACTGATATGGCAGCCCCACCACCAGAGAATCTGCAAAACCTGGAAATGTGTTTTCAGATTCACTGTTGCAGGTATCCTTAAGAAAACGGGATTTCTGCGTGTCTCAATTTCTGTCCAGCCCTCAAGTGTGGGCTTTAGCTGGGTGTGGTTGTTTGGCAGTAAGGCAAAACTGCTCTGCACATGGTCAGGGGCACTCATTACTTGGCTTGATCTGGTCTGTGCATTCAAAACAAGCCTCATCACACATACATTTCCCACGTAGATAGAGCGCTGGTCAGCCTCGACTTTTTCCTCAGCCGTCCTGGGTAGAGAAAGGCCTGCACAGAGGAACAAAAAAGGCTTCCTGTGAAGACATTATGGGAATCTCCCAGGCAAAAAGGCTTCAGCGGGGGGAACCTGAAGGGTTTCTCGTTCTTCCAGTCCCAACACTGGATGAAGATCTGGCTCTTCTCACAATGACTGTATCATGaagcctccatgtttagaggcaatCTACCTCCAGTTGCTGAGGAACAACAGTGTGGGAGACCTATTGCCTTCATGTCCCATATGTGGCCTTTCCAAAAGGCATTTCGCTGCAGGAAGCAAGATCTGGGACTGGGAAGGCCTTTGGTCTGAATCTGATGCAGTACAGTTCTTCGGAGGTTGGGATCTAGGAACTGCTCAAACTACTACTGCCTAAGAGAGACTCTac
Encoded here:
- the PABPN1L gene encoding embryonic polyadenylate-binding protein 2 isoform X2 — translated: MFGLGASPFFPDTGSWWHEPPSLAAADTPWDVAEIAAWQKHLEEETDLSPLEGDSLELLQAEDPELEAIKAKIREMEKEDEQLKMEAKNLIMRSEAGLSLPRTAEEKVEADQRSIYVGNVDYGGTAEELESHFNGCGQINRVTILCDKFSGHPKGCCPKGPTCQGSAPPTVAVFPGAVSMAGGACLAAAASLEGSVRGRVEECTGAVEGHLLGMPPTRWRNKKIQEKLQD
- the PABPN1L gene encoding embryonic polyadenylate-binding protein 2 isoform X1 is translated as MFGLGASPFFPDTGSWWHEPPSLAAADTPWDVAEIAAWQKHLEEETDLSPLEGDSLELLQAEDPELEAIKAKIREMEKEDEQLKMEAKNLIMRSEAGLSLPRTAEEKVEADQRSIYVGNVDYGGTAEELESHFNGCGQINRVTILCDKFSGHPKGYAYVEFANKSSVKAAVELDESMFRGRVIKVLPKRTNMPGISSTDRGGVSRGSFHGRGGLPRRGSFSGGQRSRPRGRVYRGRGRPSPWYAPY